A portion of the Luxibacter massiliensis genome contains these proteins:
- a CDS encoding MFS transporter: MNQRKYYPAAVALYITYFILGIAATIVGQYKQEFAAAWGAGRLADGTFEISSVMTVIAAIGLGRLIAFPVAGPFSDRFGRKKSALVGMAFFTVFFAGLPFTTSTAAAYVLLMCSGMGNSFLDTSVTPSCMEIFSENGAVANLFTKFSMSIGQFLLPILIIFFSRMGMTYHILFFMAAGLVVIDAAAIFILPLPASGGGAVKNKEKRSKIRFSPALLLLIGIGFTSSATFMIFMNCNQELGVLYGMTNPQLIQSFYSVGIVSAILVTSLLVNKGVKPIRILVVYPMAALLVLLLMYMIKAPQVCLIGGYLIGFFAAGGVLQLTTSTANEMYPEHKGTITAMVMFASSVSNYVVINAAGVLAKTGGVNGPRNILLFNMSVTCIGVLFAVVLNIRYGNEMKR; encoded by the coding sequence ATGAACCAAAGAAAATATTACCCTGCGGCAGTGGCGTTGTATATTACATATTTTATACTTGGAATCGCTGCTACCATTGTGGGACAGTATAAGCAGGAATTTGCCGCAGCATGGGGGGCAGGAAGGCTGGCAGACGGAACTTTCGAAATCAGCAGTGTTATGACTGTGATTGCGGCGATAGGACTTGGAAGGCTGATAGCTTTTCCGGTAGCAGGCCCTTTTTCTGACCGGTTTGGGAGGAAGAAGAGTGCATTGGTGGGAATGGCATTCTTTACAGTATTTTTTGCCGGCCTGCCGTTTACAACAAGTACTGCTGCCGCGTATGTCCTGCTTATGTGCAGCGGAATGGGAAATTCTTTTCTGGACACCAGCGTCACCCCTTCCTGTATGGAGATTTTCAGTGAAAACGGTGCAGTGGCTAATCTGTTTACAAAATTTTCAATGTCTATTGGGCAGTTCCTTCTACCCATCCTAATCATTTTCTTCAGCAGAATGGGAATGACGTACCATATTTTGTTTTTCATGGCGGCAGGACTTGTAGTAATAGATGCTGCTGCAATTTTTATACTCCCTCTTCCTGCAAGCGGGGGAGGGGCGGTAAAAAATAAGGAGAAGAGAAGCAAGATCAGATTTTCTCCGGCATTGCTCCTGTTAATCGGCATAGGGTTTACTTCATCGGCTACCTTCATGATTTTTATGAACTGCAACCAAGAGCTGGGTGTCTTATATGGAATGACAAATCCCCAGCTCATACAATCATTTTATTCTGTGGGAATTGTATCAGCTATACTAGTCACTTCCCTTTTAGTAAATAAAGGGGTCAAACCTATCCGTATCCTGGTTGTGTATCCGATGGCAGCGCTGCTGGTCCTGCTGCTGATGTATATGATAAAAGCTCCTCAGGTCTGTCTGATAGGAGGTTACCTGATAGGTTTTTTTGCAGCAGGGGGAGTTCTTCAGCTTACAACATCCACTGCAAATGAAATGTATCCAGAACATAAAGGCACTATTACAGCAATGGTTATGTTTGCATCTTCAGTTTCAAACTATGTTGTAATAAATGCTGCCGGCGTACTGGCCAAAACAGGGGGCGTTAATGGCCCGAGAAATATTTTGCTTTTTAATATGTCGGTAACATGTATAGGGGTTTTATTTGCTGTTGTATTGAATATTAGATATGGAAATGAAATGAAACGATAA
- a CDS encoding shikimate kinase, giving the protein MERELLNFREIIGDCDREIVQALKTRMECIGGIIQYKRKHGMPVLQPEQERKQLLQVQEEIGETIFGEEIVHIFERIMENSRKIQAKALFDRNILLIGFMGAGKSTVSAYLGKMLAMETIEMDGYIEEKEGMKISQIFDAYGEEYFRNCESNTLIELQNKDHAVISCGGGVPLRPQNVELMKKNGYVVWLTAKPEEILERVKDGTDRPLLNGNMNIPFIDGMMESRKDKYSAAADLMIDTTGKGIGVICEELLQKLSAVQNK; this is encoded by the coding sequence ATGGAAAGAGAATTATTAAACTTTAGGGAAATCATCGGTGATTGTGACAGAGAAATCGTACAGGCATTAAAGACGCGGATGGAATGTATTGGAGGAATTATTCAATATAAAAGAAAACATGGCATGCCGGTCCTGCAGCCAGAACAGGAGAGGAAACAGCTGCTGCAGGTTCAGGAAGAGATAGGGGAAACAATATTTGGAGAAGAGATTGTCCATATTTTTGAAAGAATCATGGAAAATAGCAGAAAAATCCAGGCAAAGGCGCTGTTTGACAGGAACATCCTTCTAATAGGGTTCATGGGAGCTGGAAAATCAACAGTTTCGGCATATCTGGGGAAAATGCTGGCAATGGAAACCATAGAAATGGATGGATACATAGAAGAAAAGGAAGGTATGAAAATCAGCCAGATTTTTGACGCCTATGGAGAAGAGTACTTCAGAAATTGTGAAAGTAATACTTTAATTGAGCTGCAAAATAAAGACCATGCGGTTATCTCATGCGGTGGGGGCGTTCCCCTCCGGCCTCAAAATGTGGAACTAATGAAAAAGAATGGGTATGTGGTCTGGCTGACAGCAAAGCCAGAAGAAATTTTGGAACGTGTAAAAGACGGCACAGACAGGCCGCTGCTGAACGGCAATATGAATATACCTTTTATTGACGGCATGATGGAAAGCAGAAAGGATAAATACAGCGCTGCCGCTGATCTAATGATTGATACAACAGGAAAAGGAATTGGCGTAATATGTGAAGAACTGCTGCAGAAGCTTTCTGCCGTGCAGAATAAATAA
- a CDS encoding sugar phosphate isomerase/epimerase family protein, translating into MSKQYPITISSWTLGDKCTFEERVKAAKDAGFEGIGLRAETYVDALNEGLSDSGILGILKEYGMRVTEVEYIVQWAEENRSYEQKYKEQMCFHMCELFGVAHINCGLMEAYSVEYTAQKLKELCARAGHLIIGVEPMPYSGIPNVKRAWEIVDASNCENAKIILDSWHWLRACQPVELSVLEGIPAEKIVSVQINDVYERAYAQNVLRDESMHDRLAPGTGCGNTEAFCRMLKEKGVKPLAFGVEVISDKILSCGVAEAAAYNYENTKKVLEHAWPEILSE; encoded by the coding sequence ATGTCAAAACAATATCCAATAACAATCAGTTCCTGGACACTGGGAGACAAATGTACATTTGAGGAAAGGGTGAAAGCGGCGAAAGACGCGGGATTTGAGGGGATCGGACTTAGGGCGGAAACGTATGTGGACGCCTTAAATGAGGGACTTTCGGACAGTGGGATCTTGGGCATTCTTAAAGAGTATGGCATGCGTGTGACAGAGGTAGAGTATATTGTCCAGTGGGCGGAAGAGAACAGAAGCTATGAACAGAAATATAAAGAGCAGATGTGTTTCCATATGTGTGAGTTATTTGGCGTAGCCCATATCAATTGCGGTTTGATGGAGGCGTATTCCGTGGAGTATACTGCACAGAAGTTAAAAGAGCTGTGTGCAAGAGCCGGACATCTGATCATCGGAGTGGAGCCGATGCCCTACAGCGGGATTCCCAACGTAAAGAGAGCCTGGGAAATCGTAGATGCAAGCAACTGTGAAAATGCAAAAATCATACTGGATTCCTGGCATTGGCTCAGAGCCTGTCAGCCGGTTGAACTCAGTGTGCTGGAGGGGATTCCGGCAGAGAAGATTGTGTCTGTGCAGATCAATGATGTCTATGAGAGAGCCTATGCCCAAAATGTGTTGAGAGACGAGTCCATGCACGACAGGCTGGCGCCGGGGACGGGATGTGGGAATACGGAGGCCTTCTGCCGGATGCTGAAAGAAAAAGGGGTAAAACCGCTTGCGTTTGGCGTAGAGGTGATCAGCGATAAAATTTTGTCTTGTGGCGTGGCAGAGGCGGCAGCATACAATTATGAAAATACAAAAAAAGTGCTGGAGCATGCATGGCCGGAAATATTATCTGAGTGA